TGGACCTGCTTGAGCACCTTGTAGATGTAGATGCTgtagctctccttcctcctgcgcttcttcttcttatcaccctTGGTGATAGACTTTTGGGCCTTACCGGCCTTCTTGGCAGCCTTTCCGGAAGTTTTGGGTGGCATGATGCTTGTCGTCGTACCTACGGGACGAAGTATGCTTCCCGCACTCccaattttccttttattgttcgACGCGCGCGCCAGCCTCCCCGTACAGGACCACGACTACTGGCTGATCTGGTGTACACAGAACATGCCAGTTGTCGCAATCTGACTCAGTCAACCGGGGCCGCCTATAAAAGCTAAGCTCAACTTTGCCGAATGCTCCTGCTTGCACCCAGACTTGATGTTGAATCCTGGATATTTCTTGAGCTGTTTCCCTGGCACGTATTCTCATTTTGCTGAGACTGGATTTGATGACTTTGATGTGGTCTTGTCGCAGACTCCTCTTAGCTGCCTTATCTGCGATCTCATTACCTTGTAATCCAACATGTCCAGGGATCCACATGAAGGATATTATCTTTCCTTGGTCGTTTAGCTGTCTGATCTTAAAGTGAACGGCAGTGATAAGGGATACGTTATCTATTATTGATTCTTGCTGCAGAACATGGATAGCAGAGAGGGAGTCTGTTAGTATGTGTACTTGCTTTTCTTCGAGAAGAAGGGCGTGGGTCAGAGCGGCTTGGATGGCATACAGCTCAGCTTGGAGGGAGGAAGAACCGTCACTAATCCTGCTGCTGAATATATGATCTTTGTAAAGAAAACCAGAGCCTGCCCTGTTGGATTGCATGTCAACTGATCCATCAGTGTATATGACAGCGAGATCATGTTGCTGTTCAAGGTAGTTGACTTGGCGTTCAAGATTTCTGATGTCTGTGGGGGAGGCTAGTGCCTTAGATCTTGGAATGCTATTTGTGATGAAAATGACTTTTGGAGATTCCCATGGTTTTGGTGAGGTATAGGCGTGGTGTGGTTTGTCGACTCCTCGTTCTTTGATGACTTGTAAGAGGTTGAGATCGTCCAAGGAATCAAGGAATTCACTGTGCCATGGCATATTGTGGAGAGGAAAGTTCTGTGGGTTGAAGACAATGTTTCGTAAGACTGAGTCTGTGTCCGACGCGTATGTTCTTGAGATACTCTTTCCGGCATAATTTGCAACCATGAGCTTTATCCTAGTTTTAAGGGAAACAAGATTGGTTTCTTGCCTGAGGTTGTCAATACGAGTCCATCGTGGGGCACCGAGGATAACCCTCATGCACTTGTTTTGTATTGTCTCAAGAGATGAAATTTGTTCAGGAGAGAGGTTATACAGGGATATTGCACTATAATCGATGATGGAGCGGATTGCGTGGATGTAAAAGATACGGAGAACTTGATAGCCTGCGCCTATGTCTGTGCCTGAGAGTCTTCGTAGCACGTTGATTCTAGACTTCGTTCTCTGTAAGACATGGCGTAAATGATCAGAGGAATCGCATTTGTTGTTAAAGATGATTCCCAAACATTTGTATTGTGTGTCCCATTCTATTTGTTGTGTACGAATGTAAAGGTGTTGGTTAGGGATACATCGCCTCAATTgcattgcttttgttttatttgtgttaatTTTGAGGCCTAGTTCTTTGCATTTTGCGGCTAAGAGGTCGAGGGAACGTTGGGCGTTGATGATTCTAGCATTTCCTGTGGTAATTAATTGAATGTCATCCGCATATGCAAGAATGTGGGAGTTTGGTGGAGTCTGTATGGAGAGTAACTCTGCAATTATTATATTGAAAAGGAATGGACTTAGGATGCCACCCTGAGGCGTACCATTCTCAAATTGCATAAAGCTAGATAGGTGGCCTTGGAACCTGACTCGGGCTTTTGCTTCAGCAACGTGGTACAGCATAGCCACTGATTACAGCCAAATCACCATTCCTAAGGCAATGTCCAGACGAGATGCTGTTATCATACACAGGCTTAGACTCGGATACAGGTGCAACTGGGAGATACAATTCCGAGTTCCAAAGGCTTGCACACATTGTAATGAAATCGTCGTAGAACCTCTCCTTCATTATATTCTAGAATGCCCTGTCTTAGATGTAATAAGACCACACAGATTTCGAGAGTCTCCAGGTATCCCTGTTGAAGAAAAGATGAGGTTAGCTGCCCTTTGCACCAAAACAATTCTAGAATCTGAAGATGCCTTCAAAACAGTTTCACTTTTTCCTCCACCAAGATAATTTGATTTGTATGATTAGCACATGTGCAAtgttatatgtttctctctcctaaTTATGTATAAGTTTAAAAGATATCATGTAGATTATTTCAAGAAGCTAAATGAGCAAACATAAAGTcagatttatttatacactttttaTGTTATACCTCACACATATGTTCTAATTTCATTATGCATTATATAATTTCTTAGCTTATTATGTTGAATGTAAATAACGTCCTTATTCACattgatgtaaaaaaaacaaaattgtaagCCTAATAAACAAAAACCGGGTGGCAAAAGCTAAActcggtataaaaaaaaaaaaaaaaaaaaaaaaaaaaaaaaaaaaaaaaaaaaaaaaaaaaaaaaaaaaaaaaaaaaaaaaaaaaaactttgccgaATAAGTTTTGTAAAGTACCTAACAAGCAAGCATCATGTCTGGTCGTGGTAAGGGTGGTAAGGTGAAGGGCAAGTCAAAGTCCCGCTCCAGCAGGGCTGGCCTTCAGTTCCCTGTTGGCAGAATTCACCGCCTTCTGCGTAAGGGTAACTACGCCGAGCGTGTTGGAGCCGGTGCCCCTGTGTACCTGGCTGCCGTCATGGAATACCTGGCCGCTGAGGTTCTGGAATTGGCAGGTAACGCCGCTCGTGACAACAAGAAGACCCGTATCATCCCCCGTCACTTGCAGCTTGCCATCCGTAACGATGAAGAGCTCAACAAGCTGTTGTCTGGCGTCACCATTGCCCAGGGTGGTGTTCTGCCTAACATCCAGGCTGTGCTCCTCCCCAAGAAGACCGAGAAGAAGTAAACACTCTTCTTAGTTCTCCCATCTCAACATCGGCTCCTTTAGGAGCCACAGTATCTCCCTAATGAGAAAATTGacaaatcatcatgataatattattaataactgcCATACCCATAACACAAACCAATAAAGTTAGCCAACAACCGACTTCATGTTATCAataatacatgtacatctatacatatacatatataatcacatacaacaaatgtaaccatacatatacatgtacatacatatacatttacatgtacatacatatacttatacatgtacatataagcatacatatacatataagcatacatatacatgtacattcttatacatataaccatacatatacatgtacatacatatacatataaccatacatatacatatacatacatataaatataaccatacatatacatgtacatacatatacatataaccatacatatacatgtacatacatataaatataaccatacatatacatgtacatacatatacatataaccatacatattatacatgtacatacatatacatataaccatacatatacatgtacatacatataaatataaccatacatatacatgtacatacatatacatataaccatacatatacatgtacatacatataaatataaccatacatatacatgtacatacatatacatgtaaccatacatatacatgtacatacatatacatgtaaccatacatatacatgtacatacatttataaatatagagaaatttagatcaatgtcaatacatatagataaatatataaatcaatatagataaacataacaataaacacatcACTAAATTTATCATTAACTATACGGgtttaaaaaaacattaaatataaagaaaataacaaagtaaaatgaagttaaatatataatgtaatataagataaaaaaatcataaatattaagTTAAatctataattttaaaaatagaaaaagaaatatcccggaaataaagagagaaatataaacagaaaataaagagatttaaaaaatcagttatataaagataagatagataaaaataaaagaaatatatcaataaatacgtagataaaatagataaaaaaacaaataaatagtagATAAATATAATCCAAACAC
This is a stretch of genomic DNA from Penaeus chinensis breed Huanghai No. 1 unplaced genomic scaffold, ASM1920278v2 CTG_4135, whole genome shotgun sequence. It encodes these proteins:
- the LOC125024757 gene encoding histone H2A codes for the protein MSGRGKGGKVKGKSKSRSSRAGLQFPVGRIHRLLRKGNYAERVGAGAPVYLAAVMEYLAAEVLELAGNAARDNKKTRIIPRHLQLAIRNDEELNKLLSGVTIAQGGVLPNIQAVLLPKKTEKK